The Aspergillus luchuensis IFO 4308 DNA, chromosome 6, nearly complete sequence genome segment ATTCTTCGAAACTGTCACGATAGACCAGTTCCGGTAGGTTGCAACAGTTCCAAACCCAGACACACTTCTTGATAATGAGCTCCAGGTATGCTTATTCCCCTGATACCTCCGCTCGGCTCCTCGAAGCATGGGCACGTCGCGCACACACGGCCTTAAAGACCGTCAAGCTGTCTGACGGGACCACCGCGTTCTGGCTAGGCAATCCAGACGCCGAGCGACTGCTCCTCCATTTGCCAGGCGGCGCATACTGCCTCCCTGCCTTGCCCTCCCACATCGACTAttccacctccatcctcaAGCATCTGGGACAAGCGGGTATAAATGCCGGCatgctcttcctcccttATGACCTCACCCCAACCGCGCAATATCCTCATCAGATGAAGCAGGCCGTCGCGCTCCTCCAATATGTCATCGAGGATCTGGGAAAGCGGCCGTCCGACATTGTGCTGCTGGGTGATTCTGCAGGCGCACATCTCATCTTGTCTGTCCTATCTCATCTTGcgcatccccatcctcacaTTCCTCCCCTACTCTTGCGTGAGGAACTTGCTGGGGCATTGTTGCTTTCACCGTGGATGGGCGAGTCTCGGACCGACTATGACAGTTGCCGGAGAAACGCGTCGCGGGATCTTGTCTCACCAGGGCTATTGACTTATTGGGCAGATATGTTTCTTGGAGATGCTGAATTCGATAGCTATAACCGGCCTGCGGGTGCGCCTGAAGGCTGGTGGCGGGATTTGCCTGTGGAGGAGATTTTCATTGGGGTGGGAGGATATGAAGTGTTGTATGATTCGATTATGAAGACTGCTAGGAAGATCGAGGTCAGTAAATCTAAAAATTTCCCGTGCGACATATACTAATATGTCTTTCTTCGTTTAGGCAGAACATACTGGAGTCACCATTAGTATTGCGCATCTTGAGGTCCATTGCGAGGCCCTTTCACCTTTCAATCCGGGAGTGGTTTCGACGGATCAGTATAGAGCGTTGCTGGCATGGTTGAAGGGTACTTTGTGCAAGTGAGGGAATAGCATACCCGATAGACGACGGGTGAGGGCCGAGATCTTCATTATGGCTAGATTCAAGAATGCTCTAATCCATGGAAGAAAGTGAGCGGTTAGATGTCCAGAGAAAGATGAAACCTGCTGTCCCGTGATACAACAAAGACAGCTTAGCAAATCAAAAAACACACAGTTCAACTAAGACACGCGCGACTTCGACCACAAACAATCCaccccttcctttcttatTGCAtcaatagagagagagagacagacagacaaacagcaaaaagaaaaagaagagatggagttGAAGGGGATCGAACCCTTGACCTCTCGCATTTCCCATTTGAGGATGCGAAGCGAGCGCTCTACCACTGAGCTACAACCCCCGGTAGACACATACATCCCTTCATTATAGGATTGGTGTGGCAAATTCTATGCTATACAGCTTGACCCATACCATATCAGACCTGTTATCAACAAAACCATGTATTGACCATACATGCCCACCCATCTAATAATGTGCGGATATCCTCTGATATTTAAATTCGCAGTCATCCTAATTCCTATCGGGATTTTGAATGATTGTGTCATGTAATTATCACAGCTGCCACGTACCTAGGTACTGCGGTTGTGCAATAATGATGACATGTCCGGACCGGCCCGTTTCCCCGCAAAGCTTAGCCAACTGGGGTTATACAACTTGATCGGAGAATTATCAACTGCCCCTAGATTCAAAATTGTATAAATGGAGATGAGAACTCGCTGCTTACCTgcacttatataaaaagatacaGGACAGAATCAACTCCACTAACATCAACAAATTAACATACTGAATATTCAATATCAAGACCAAACAATACACATCACCTCCGCAACTCAACACTCAAACACTACTACATCAGAACACAAGCACCATAAATCCACGAACCAGACGAATATACCATCTACAACTCCCCCACAACCTCCCTATACGACCCCCTCTCACCCTTtatctcctccagcaccccctcccccctacacacccaccccaactccttcctcgcccttcCCCCCGAAGCCCTATTCTCAGCAGCCAAAAACCCAGCAACCACATCTCCCAATTTCTCCTTCGCCTCCTCCACGCCCAGATCCTCCACCGGAACATGCATAATCTCCGCCACCGCCCCCAAAATCTCCCCAACCGTAACACCAGTCTTATCACCAGCATTATACACACCCCCCTGCACGCCCTTCTCAAGAGCAAGCAAATACAACTCCgccgcatcatccacatgCACCGTCGTAGTATGATTcaccccaccacccacagtAACGATTTTCCCCGCATGCTTCGCCATCTGCATGAACAGTCTTATCCCGCTACCGCCACGCCCGTACACGAACGGCGCGAGGCGGATGTCCATCACTCTTACCCTTCCATTGGACTTCTCGCCAAGGGCGAGCCCATGCGCGGTGATCTCGTTCCGCGAGACGAGAGGGTGCGTGTCGAGTGGTGAGAACTCGTCGGTTTCGGATCCGTCGGCGTTAGGGCGCACGAGGAGCGTACCGCTGGTTGTGACgaggggtttgggggtgccgtctgggttgggggtggaggagaggccGGAGACGATGGCGTCGAGCGCGGCGGTGTCGATGTCTTTGATGGAGGCGTAGCTGGGGGTTTGTCCGAAGACGAAGGCCGTCGCGAGGTGGATTACGGCGGTGGCGGAGGCGCTTTCGGTTCGGAGGGTCGATAGGCTGGTTAGGTCGCCTCGGACGGGGGT includes the following:
- a CDS encoding uncharacterized protein (CAZy:CE10;~COG:I;~EggNog:ENOG410PR6J;~InterPro:IPR029058,IPR013094;~PFAM:PF07859;~go_function: GO:0016787 - hydrolase activity [Evidence IEA]), with product MSSRYAYSPDTSARLLEAWARRAHTALKTVKLSDGTTAFWLGNPDAERLLLHLPGGAYCLPALPSHIDYSTSILKHLGQAGINAGMLFLPYDLTPTAQYPHQMKQAVALLQYVIEDLGKRPSDIVLLGDSAGAHLILSVLSHLAHPHPHIPPLLLREELAGALLLSPWMGESRTDYDSCRRNASRDLVSPGLLTYWADMFLGDAEFDSYNRPAGAPEGWWRDLPVEEIFIGVGGYEVLYDSIMKTARKIEAEHTGVTISIAHLEVHCEALSPFNPGVVSTDQYRALLAWLKGTLCK
- a CDS encoding uncharacterized protein (COG:V;~EggNog:ENOG410PGQ5;~InterPro:IPR036291,IPR001509;~PFAM:PF01073,PF01370;~go_function: GO:0003824 - catalytic activity [Evidence IEA]); translated protein: MATTTKTLFLTGGSGYIGSALIPLALSRNYTIRALSRTPQSDAKLLSLGATPVRGDLTSLSTLRTESASATAVIHLATAFVFGQTPSYASIKDIDTAALDAIVSGLSSTPNPDGTPKPLVTTSGTLLVRPNADGSETDEFSPLDTHPLVSRNEITAHGLALGEKSNGRVRVMDIRLAPFVYGRGGSGIRLFMQMAKHAGKIVTVGGGVNHTTTVHVDDAAELYLLALEKGVQGGVYNAGDKTGVTVGEILGAVAEIMHVPVEDLGVEEAKEKLGDVVAGFLAAENRASGGRARKELGWVCRGEGVLEEIKGERGSYREVVGEL